A genomic segment from Nitratiruptor sp. YY08-10 encodes:
- the dnaN gene encoding DNA polymerase III subunit beta, whose amino-acid sequence MKIEIRKSLFEQVLTQLQPFLEKKDISQITSHVYIEANEQLILKATDYETGLKTSLEDFTCIKPGLATANGKKLLDIIRILKEDLITLETKENTLHISQGHSRFKLPMFDAESFPKFPDIDNLPKIDIKGGEFIASLKKIAPAIDTNNPKFELNGALIDIKEDKINFVATDTRRLALVTLEQSMEKAFNLIIPKKAINEIQKLFLDDISMFYDETYLIIKNENYLFFTKLINGKFPDYERIIPKSLNYEMTLPKESMIEAIKQITIISNELKLTFLKDRIIFRSLSEENIEAQTEIEVATPFEEKFVMAVNSKYILDFLAHIDSDQFIMGINDSDLPFELKENNFITIVMPIVI is encoded by the coding sequence ATGAAAATCGAGATCCGTAAATCCCTCTTCGAACAAGTTCTTACCCAATTGCAACCTTTCCTGGAAAAAAAAGACATCAGTCAAATCACCTCTCATGTTTACATAGAAGCAAATGAACAACTCATCCTAAAAGCAACCGACTACGAAACGGGACTCAAAACATCACTGGAAGATTTTACCTGTATCAAACCGGGACTTGCCACTGCAAACGGTAAAAAACTGCTTGATATCATACGAATACTCAAAGAGGATCTCATAACATTAGAAACAAAAGAGAATACACTGCATATCTCGCAAGGACATTCCCGGTTTAAGCTGCCAATGTTTGATGCCGAGTCCTTTCCAAAATTTCCCGATATCGACAATCTGCCAAAAATCGATATCAAAGGTGGAGAATTTATAGCTTCACTCAAAAAGATTGCCCCGGCTATAGATACAAACAACCCAAAATTTGAACTTAATGGTGCTCTTATCGATATCAAAGAAGACAAAATCAATTTTGTCGCCACCGATACAAGAAGACTCGCTTTAGTGACACTCGAACAATCTATGGAAAAAGCTTTCAATCTTATCATTCCCAAAAAAGCAATCAACGAGATTCAAAAGCTCTTTTTAGATGATATCAGTATGTTTTATGATGAAACCTATCTTATCATCAAAAACGAAAACTATCTTTTCTTTACAAAATTGATCAATGGGAAATTTCCAGACTACGAACGCATCATTCCAAAATCTCTCAACTATGAAATGACCCTCCCAAAAGAGAGTATGATAGAAGCAATCAAACAGATTACCATCATTTCCAACGAACTCAAACTCACATTTTTAAAAGATCGTATCATCTTTAGAAGTTTAAGTGAAGAAAATATCGAAGCACAAACAGAGATCGAAGTAGCTACACCTTTTGAAGAAAAATTCGTCATGGCCGTCAATAGCAAATATATCCTCGATTTTCTTGCCCATATCGATTCAGACCAATTTATTATGGGTATCAACGACAGCGATCTTCCATTTGAACTCAAAGAAAACAACTTCATCACTATCGTCATGCCAATCGTAATTTAA
- the dnaA gene encoding chromosomal replication initiator protein DnaA, whose protein sequence is MLGDKVLQMLKEEIPKIEYERYIKQLSFDEDASKADIAVYKAPNLFVANWVKTKYKEKIAQLFELQTGIETSVEIVTSNQKTATKKVTTQEVKEHTPSTTSTKINPTYTFENFVVGSSNQFAYTAALSVAEKPGKAYNPLFIYGGVGLGKTHLLHAIGNFNIKKEKVVIYATIEQFMNDFTYHLRNKTIERFREKYRQCDILLIDDVQFLSGKERTQEEFFHTFNELHNDKKQIVLTSDQHPKKIAGLEDRLKSRFEWGLIADIQPPELETKIAIIKKKCELDGINLDDEIINYIASHMDSNIREIEGVIIKLNAYSSLVNQKITLDLAKNVLGELKKEQQKNITLKDIVDAVASDLNIKPSEIKSKSRSRQIVNARRIVIYLARTLTPNSMPALAQFFGMKDHTSVSHAMKKVKEMIEKDANFKLKIDELAHKIRSSNSEKM, encoded by the coding sequence ATGCTTGGCGACAAAGTCCTCCAAATGCTCAAAGAAGAGATACCAAAAATAGAGTATGAAAGATATATCAAACAGTTATCTTTCGATGAAGATGCTTCCAAAGCGGATATTGCAGTCTACAAAGCACCAAATCTTTTTGTCGCCAATTGGGTAAAAACCAAATATAAAGAAAAAATTGCACAACTTTTTGAACTGCAAACTGGCATCGAAACCAGTGTTGAAATCGTCACATCCAACCAAAAAACAGCAACAAAAAAAGTAACAACGCAAGAAGTAAAAGAGCATACACCATCCACTACAAGCACAAAAATCAATCCTACCTATACTTTTGAAAATTTTGTTGTAGGAAGTTCCAACCAGTTTGCCTATACCGCTGCTCTTAGTGTTGCAGAAAAACCCGGAAAAGCATACAATCCGCTTTTTATTTATGGAGGTGTCGGACTTGGCAAAACCCACCTTTTGCACGCCATTGGAAATTTCAATATAAAAAAAGAAAAAGTGGTCATCTATGCTACTATTGAGCAATTTATGAACGATTTCACCTATCATCTTCGCAACAAAACGATCGAGCGATTTCGCGAAAAATATCGACAATGTGATATCCTGCTTATTGACGATGTGCAGTTTTTAAGTGGAAAAGAGCGAACGCAAGAGGAGTTTTTCCACACTTTCAACGAACTGCATAACGACAAAAAACAGATCGTTTTGACCAGCGATCAGCACCCCAAAAAAATCGCAGGTCTTGAAGATAGACTTAAAAGCCGATTTGAATGGGGTCTCATTGCCGACATTCAGCCCCCAGAACTTGAAACAAAAATCGCCATTATTAAGAAAAAATGTGAACTTGACGGAATCAATCTTGACGATGAAATCATAAACTATATCGCCTCACATATGGATAGCAATATCCGAGAGATCGAAGGTGTCATCATTAAACTCAATGCCTACTCGTCACTTGTAAACCAAAAAATTACTCTGGATTTGGCAAAAAATGTTTTAGGGGAACTGAAAAAAGAGCAGCAAAAAAATATTACGCTCAAAGACATCGTAGATGCAGTAGCAAGTGATCTCAACATTAAACCAAGCGAAATCAAAAGTAAATCCAGAAGCCGCCAAATCGTTAATGCTAGACGCATCGTCATCTATCTTGCACGGACTCTCACACCAAACTCTATGCCAGCACTCGCACAATTTTTTGGCATGAAAGACCATACCTCGGTCAGCCATGCTATGAAAAAGGTCAAAGAGATGATCGAAAAAGATGCCAATTTCAAACTAAAAATCGATGAACTTGCCCATAAAATAAGAAGCAGCAACAGTGAAAAAATGTGA